Part of the Halorussus sp. MSC15.2 genome is shown below.
GACTGCTCGGCCGCGCTTCAGAAACGATAAACGGACGCACGGGCACGGTATCAGCAAAGAGAGCCTGACGCACGATGAAACTACCAGAATCACAGGTCGCGGTGCTGCAAGCCGCGAGCGCGAACGACGCACGGAGTATCGAACAACTGGCCGCCGACACCGACCTGAAACCCGAGACGGTGACGGGCGCGGCCTTCGAACTGGAGTCGGCGGGACTCGTGACGGTCGAGGAGTCCACCGACGAGACGGTGACGCTGACTGAGGAGGCGCGCGAGTACCTCCGAGACGGTCTCCCCGAGGTCCGACTCTACGAGGCCGCCGCGGACGCGGGGGCCGACGAGGGGTCGGTCCAGATGGGCCGGGTCATCGGCCAGTCCGGACTGGAAGGGCCGCAGGTGGACATCGCGCTCTCGAACTACGCCCGGAAGGGGTACGGGACAATCGAGAACGGCGAAATCACGGCCGACCCGGACGCCGACCCCGAGAGCGACGCCGAGTACGCCGCACTCGCCGCACTCGACGCGGACGAGTCGGTCGAGGACGAGACCGTGCTGGAGCAGTTGGAAAGCCGCGGACTCGTCGCTATCTCCGAATCGACAGTACGCTCGGTGACGCTGACCGACGAGGGCGTGACCGCGATGATGGAGGGCGTCGAGACGGCCGAGACGGTCGGACAACTGACCCCGGAGATGCTCACGTCCGGCGAGTGGCGCGACGTGGAGTTCGCCGAGTACAACGTCGAGGCCGACGCCGAGCGCATCGACGGCGGGAAGACCCATATCCTGCGCCAGACCGCGAACCGAGTGAAGGACACGCTGGTCGGGATGGGATTCGAGGAGATGGAAGGTCCTCACGCCGACGCGGACTTCTGGATAAACGACGCGCTGTTCATGCCGCAGGACCACCCGGCGCGGACCCACTGGGACCGGTTCGCCCTCTCGAACCCGACCGAAATCGACGACCTGCCCGAGGACCTCGTCGGGCGCGTCGAGGACGCCCACCACAACGGCGTCGGCGAGGACGGCGAGGGGTATCACTCGCCGTGGTCCGAGGACTTCGCGCGCGCCATCGCGCTACGCGGACACACCACTTCGCTATCGATGCGCTACCTCTCGGGCCACGAGGTCGGTGAACTGGAACCGCCCCAGCGGTTCTTCAGCGTCGAGAAGGTGTACCGAAACGACACTCTCGACCCGACTCACCTGCTGGAGTTCTTCCAGATAGAGGGGTGGGTGATGGCCGAGGACCTGTCGGTCCGGGACCTGATGGGGACCTTCGAGGAGTTCTACGAGCAGTTCGGCATCACCGACCTCCGGTACAAACCCCACTACAACCCCTACACGGAGCCGAGTTTCGAACTGTTCGGCGAACACCCGACTACGGGCGAACTAGTCGAGGTCGGCAACAGCGGGATGTTCCGCGAGGAGGTCCTCCGACCCCTCGGCGTCGATTGCGACGTGATGGCGTGGGGACTCTCGCTCGAACGCCTGCTGATGCTGATGTACGGCTTCGAGGACATCCGCGACATCCACGGGACGCTCGCCGACCTCGAACTGCTCCGCGAGACGGAGGTGCTACACTGATGCCTGTCGTAGACGTGAATCCCGACGAACTCCGGGACCTGACCGGCCGCGACGAGAAGAGCGACGACGAACTCATCGACGACATGTTCGCCCTCGGACTGGAGTTCGAGGGCCGGACCGAGGAGGGCGACCTCCAACTCGAGTTCGCCCCCGACCGACTCGACCGCCTCTCGGTCGAAGGGGTCGCGCGCTCGCTTCGCTACCAGTACGGCGACGACCGGGGCGTCTACGTCCCCGGGACGAACGACGCGGACTGGACCATCGAGGTGGACGAGAGCGTCCCCGACGAGCGCCCCTACGTCACCGGCGCGGTGATTCGGGACGTGGACCTCGACGAGGAGGCGCTCGACTCGCTCATCCAGTTGCAGGAGAAACTCCACGCGACGATGGGCCGCAAGCGCGCGAAGGGCGCTATCGGTATCCACGACCTGACGATGCTGAAGGGCCGCGCGGCGTCCGCGGAGGGCCAGACGGAGGTCGGCAACTCCATCACCTATCGCGGCATCGACCCCGACGGCGACACCTTCGTCCCCCTCGACTCAGACACGGAGATGACGCCCGCGGAGGTCCTTCGCTCGCACCCGACCGGCGAAACGTACGCCGACCTCGTCGCCGAGTACGACCGGTATCCGGCTATCTACGACGACATCGGACTGTTCTCGTTCCCGCCGGTCATCAACGGTCGCCGGACCGAGGTCTCGACCGACTCCCGGGACCTGTTCGTGGAACTGACCGGCACCGACCAGTGGACCATCGACCACATGTGCAACATCATCTGCTACGCCCTCGACGCTCGCGGCGCGAAGGTCGAGGAGGTCGAGGTCGAGTACCCCGACCGGACGCTCGTCCGGCCCGACTTCGAGGTCCGTCACAAGACCGTCACTCACGAGCGCATCGAGAGCATGCTCGGCATCGACCTGAGCGCCGAGCGCGTGCTGGACCTGCTCGAACGCTCGGGTCTCGACGCGGCGACCGAGGAAGTCGGTGACGACGAACTCGCCTACGAGGTCGAAGTGCCGCCCTACCGAGTGGACGTACTCCACCC
Proteins encoded:
- the pheT gene encoding phenylalanine--tRNA ligase subunit beta, whose translation is MPVVDVNPDELRDLTGRDEKSDDELIDDMFALGLEFEGRTEEGDLQLEFAPDRLDRLSVEGVARSLRYQYGDDRGVYVPGTNDADWTIEVDESVPDERPYVTGAVIRDVDLDEEALDSLIQLQEKLHATMGRKRAKGAIGIHDLTMLKGRAASAEGQTEVGNSITYRGIDPDGDTFVPLDSDTEMTPAEVLRSHPTGETYADLVAEYDRYPAIYDDIGLFSFPPVINGRRTEVSTDSRDLFVELTGTDQWTIDHMCNIICYALDARGAKVEEVEVEYPDRTLVRPDFEVRHKTVTHERIESMLGIDLSAERVLDLLERSGLDAATEEVGDDELAYEVEVPPYRVDVLHPLDIVDDVGRAYGFNDLEPRYPDVGTVGGRHDRSKLEDAARELLVGLGFEDLLNFHMISEAENFDRMGLPRPGEDGDASDADVLGADEPATILEPYSEDYTMLRTWALPSLLMVLENNTHRGYPQDLAEVGLAARVDESENTGVAERRTVAGVLARHDASYEDAKARLQAVARNFDVELETPATDHPTFIDGRVAEVVVDGEAVGVIGEIHPEVLVEHDLELPVAGFEFRLDALE
- a CDS encoding phenylalanine--tRNA ligase subunit alpha yields the protein MKLPESQVAVLQAASANDARSIEQLAADTDLKPETVTGAAFELESAGLVTVEESTDETVTLTEEAREYLRDGLPEVRLYEAAADAGADEGSVQMGRVIGQSGLEGPQVDIALSNYARKGYGTIENGEITADPDADPESDAEYAALAALDADESVEDETVLEQLESRGLVAISESTVRSVTLTDEGVTAMMEGVETAETVGQLTPEMLTSGEWRDVEFAEYNVEADAERIDGGKTHILRQTANRVKDTLVGMGFEEMEGPHADADFWINDALFMPQDHPARTHWDRFALSNPTEIDDLPEDLVGRVEDAHHNGVGEDGEGYHSPWSEDFARAIALRGHTTSLSMRYLSGHEVGELEPPQRFFSVEKVYRNDTLDPTHLLEFFQIEGWVMAEDLSVRDLMGTFEEFYEQFGITDLRYKPHYNPYTEPSFELFGEHPTTGELVEVGNSGMFREEVLRPLGVDCDVMAWGLSLERLLMLMYGFEDIRDIHGTLADLELLRETEVLH